From the genome of Nasonia vitripennis strain AsymCx chromosome 1, Nvit_psr_1.1, whole genome shotgun sequence, one region includes:
- the LOC116415731 gene encoding uncharacterized protein LOC116415731, which produces MVGAILRCDKACIIFVFFFLLIRNGESKCELQALSSARYDVLNIESATGPLIFTYAKQKPEIRYLIIIKNDFCLFFSSDDKERPDIRLYLSCPGHNLSMKFELSTYVLSIHTTFLTAIDGDFNIHSFGKFSASYPNSIRCTDEPVHVMNKVSEVNLDKIYYSECYYSHPYF; this is translated from the exons ATGGTAGGTGCGATATTGAGGTGCGATAAAGCCTGCATTATCtttgttttcttcttcctgCTGATAA GAAATGGTGAATCCAAATGTGAACTTCAAGCACTGAGTTCCGCACGTTATGATGTATTAAATATTGAATCTGCTACAGGACCACTTATATTTACATACGCTAAGCAGAAACCAGAAATCCGCTATCTTATTATCATCAAAAACGATTTTtgccttttcttttcttcggaTGATAAGGAACGACCAGACATAAGACTGTATCTCTCATGTCCTGGACACAATCTAAGCATGAAATTTGAACTCTCTACCTACGTATTGAGTATTCatacaacttttttaacgGCAATTGACGGCGATTTTAATATACACAGTTTTGGGAAATTCAGTGCGAGTTATCCGAACTCAATTAGGTGTACCGATGAACCAGTTCATGTTATGAATAAAGTGAGCGAAGTCAAtttagataaaatatattattcagaATGTTATTATTCCCATccatatttttag